Below is a genomic region from Candidatus Neomarinimicrobiota bacterium.
GCCTCAATGAACTGGTAAGCGACAACGATACCCCCGATTCATTGATGACCTGGTCCTTTGAAGTAGTAGATTTCATCTCCGGAGTACCTGATCCGCAGGTCTCCATCACCTATGACCAGCTTTCCCAGAGAGCGATCTTCAACACTCCCACCGGATACGACGCCGCCGACCTGCTCATCCTGACAGTGGAGGATGATGACAACAACACCGACACCGATACTACCCGCCTGAAAGTCTTCTCCAGTTTCAGCCCCTTCATCTTTCCCCTGGATACCGTGGTCGTCTACCGGGATACTATTACGGAAGTGCTGGACCTTGATGACTACGTGCTGGATCCCATTTATGATCCCGAGAACATTACCTGGAGCTATTCCGGCGGGGACAGCCTCGAGGCCGTCCAGATCGGGGCCGATCATGTGCTGACCCTCGTGACCGATCCCTTCTTCTTCGGCTACGATTCCATCACCTTCATCGCTACCAATCCCGACGCCTACAGCGACACCAGCGTCCTGGTGGTGAGGGTGATACCCCGCGTGGATGGCCCGCCCCTGTGGCAGCCGCTGCCAGCCAGCGTGGAAATCGTCTATCCCGATACCATCGACCTGCTCACCCTAACCGAGGTCTGCAAGGACGATTTTACCCCCCGTGACCAGCTCATCTTCTCCGGCTTCGTCAATCCTGACCCCGGCACCCCCCTAAATCTGGCTATCGACTCGGTCTCCCATCTGGCCCGCATCTCGGTGCCCGCATTGGATGTATATGATACCTGGCTCTTCTTCTCCGCCGAAGACAATCAGGGGCAGGTCTCCTACTCCGATACCGTTCAAGTCCTTGTCAAGGACTCCTATTCCCCCGTCTGGGCTCCGATACCAACTATCTCCATGTACGTGAACCAGACCTTTTCCGACCTTTTCTTGCAGGACTACCTCTCGGATCGGGATACGCCCTTGAGCTCCCTTACCATCACCTATTTTAATCCCAATCCACGCATCACGGTGATCTACGACCCCGCCACGACGCAGCTCACCATCCAGGCGTCAGGATATGCCACTGAAAGCTGGATCACCTTTTACGCCACCGATCCCTCAGGCAACACCGCCATGGTACGCCTGCGGGTTATCGTAAGTGCCATTATCGATGTCACCCCTCCCGAAGGCGGGCTTACCTACTTTTTCAACCCGGCGGCCGACAAGTGGATCCACTTCGTCCTCGTGGGCGACAGTACCACCGCCCGCATCAAAACCAAGTGCATCTACAACGCCCGGGAAGTGCCCCTGGCCTTCACCCAACAGGACAGTCTACCGGGTACACTGACCTGGATCGCCCCCTACCGCTTCCAATACCCCGGTGTGTATCAGCTTAAGGCCGAATTAATTGATGATTACAATAACGCTCTCAATCTATCCCTGCCCCTCTCGGTGGCCTTTTCAAAGGCAATGGGGGACATTTTCGCCAGCCCGGACAGCAGGGTGACCGTCTCCTATCCCCAGGCTTCCATCGTCAATGGCAGACTCCTGATCCTGACGGAAGAATCCGCCCTGGAGTCTATCAGCGGGCAAATGGCTGAACTCGCCGGTGGCAAGGGCGACACTGAGGATAGCCCTCAGGCACCGCCCAAAGTCTATTCCCTGGACACCAATCTTCCTGAGCCCCTCCTGGTCACGCTCACCTATGACCAGCCCCAGGACACCGACCCCTACTATTCATTTTACCAGGTCGCGGGGGATAAGCTGCTGAAGATCGATACTTACACCAGCGGACCCGGGCAGTTCGAAGCGGCTGTCCTGCTGGGCCAGGATGTCATACTTGCCCACTCTGACACTCCCGCCCATGAAGCTCCCTTACCGGGGGCTGAACTGTTCTGCTACCCCAATCCCTTCAATGCGACCCTTCAGGTGCGCTTCATGCTGCGACAGGAAGACCAGGGTCGAATCGTGGTCTACAACCTCCTGGGGCGGGAAGTGTTCGCTTCCCCCAGGCAACCTCTTGGACCCGGCGTGCACGTGTTTCACTGGCAGGGCATTGATAACCGCGGCCGGCTGGTGCCCTCCGGGGCCTACATTATTCGCCTGGAGACCGTGAGAGGCACCGCCATGACACGGAAGGTGACACTGCTGAAATGAGATTCATCAACATTATGCTGACGCTGGCGCTCGCACTGGCTCTAGGAGCTTGTGGAGGGAAAGGACCCACAAAAAAGGAGCGGATCGATGCCTTCAACGAAACCGGCTGGGAGCTCTTCCAGAAGGGCGATTTCACCGCCGCGCTGGAGGAATTTTCCGAAGCCCTCGCCCTGGATTCCACCAATGTCGCCGCAAACGTGGGCCTGGGGTGGTGTATGCTCCTGTTGGGCGATCCGAACCTGTCAGCCATTATCGCAGCGTTGGAAGTAGGCGCCACCAGTGCCAGCTGGCAGCACGACGCCTGGTGCGGCTTGGCCGTGGCCAATCTGAACCAGCAGCTCTACGCCGAAGCCGATTCCGTGGCTGGCCTGGTCCTGGCGGCGGATTCCAGCTATGTGTTCACCTACCGCCCCCAAATCGACTGGCAGGATCTGCTCGTCATTCAAGCCCAGGCCCGGTTTTTCACCACCGCATACATCCAGGCCTGGCAGGCAATCCAACCCTTGATAGTGGGCCCACCCTACGATGCCATTGATCCCGCTGATCCTACCACCTGGGTCATCGGCACCACGAGCTACAGCCTTTTCGAGGAAGTGCTGGCAGTTATCATCTCCGCCCTGGCGGAGCAATACAGGCAAATGTAAGCAAATGGCCGAGAGATCGTATCATAAGCTGACCCATCTACGGATCCTGAAGACGGCCATTTTTGGAGGTTTGAGTTGTGAATAGGAATACCAACCGCCTACTGGCAGCGACGTGTGTGCTGCTGGTCGGTTTTATGGGCTGCGAACTGGTGAATACTCCGCCCAGCATCGACATCATCGTGGAAGACGAATCCCCCCTTACCGGTTCCACCCAGACTTTTACCGCCGTTGTAACCGACCTGGACGAAGATGAAGTACTGATCACCTGGTCCGCCACGGCAGGTGATTTCTCCAAGAAAAGAGGGGAGTCCGTCAGGTGGACCGCCCCCTTGGAAGTTCAGAAGGTGGTGGTCACGGCAGTCGCCGACGACCGCAAGGCCGGTGGCATTGACTCCGCCCAGGTCGTGCTTTCAGTGGGCAATGATATACCTTTG
It encodes:
- a CDS encoding T9SS type A sorting domain-containing protein; amino-acid sequence: MKNNSLSCYLLSLFVSMGLGGVLTSAHAQPDQISASIRTATGETLIAKGDTVTFLVYVNPAGERLTGYDIFLTVDPSIFKPLFTTDTLGDTVYYRPFRETNQLIWDNSPQVNDTHGDIWGKSDMLNGIPGFQMDFIHQTAPGAPRRTFRKAGTAAFFDMVVMDFPADTSNLAYIRFDIDYVVPGGGSRETKYHPEFGDAKYFPRGNLHDLAILIAGLAIYPPIPDTVLAPGLPLIIPLEDHFKSSLYSPADAIWNVTASTPLPPGTSFNMIGDSLIITTNPTAHGIIDLTIDLDVPDGLYSDSQALRVYVDYPPVVGPLSIPIQFDEDDSLTVPKADLFTDPDDSGSGINLWIQPESPIYIRWDPIAEEAVFTADPHWFGSSDIRLFIQDTLGPGFDTLLTAVVNSVNDAPVVDFSVLGDTVVIHRSFPDTLDLRPFVSDVDNLQLTWSVSNPDPTNLSTTLLPPDNDRLELLAADYSPFKDINLVLTATDSLGAQGSDTLVVSIRSWPPEIGPLPDIKILASVPDTLSLNELVSDNDTPDSLMTWSFEVVDFISGVPDPQVSITYDQLSQRAIFNTPTGYDAADLLILTVEDDDNNTDTDTTRLKVFSSFSPFIFPLDTVVVYRDTITEVLDLDDYVLDPIYDPENITWSYSGGDSLEAVQIGADHVLTLVTDPFFFGYDSITFIATNPDAYSDTSVLVVRVIPRVDGPPLWQPLPASVEIVYPDTIDLLTLTEVCKDDFTPRDQLIFSGFVNPDPGTPLNLAIDSVSHLARISVPALDVYDTWLFFSAEDNQGQVSYSDTVQVLVKDSYSPVWAPIPTISMYVNQTFSDLFLQDYLSDRDTPLSSLTITYFNPNPRITVIYDPATTQLTIQASGYATESWITFYATDPSGNTAMVRLRVIVSAIIDVTPPEGGLTYFFNPAADKWIHFVLVGDSTTARIKTKCIYNAREVPLAFTQQDSLPGTLTWIAPYRFQYPGVYQLKAELIDDYNNALNLSLPLSVAFSKAMGDIFASPDSRVTVSYPQASIVNGRLLILTEESALESISGQMAELAGGKGDTEDSPQAPPKVYSLDTNLPEPLLVTLTYDQPQDTDPYYSFYQVAGDKLLKIDTYTSGPGQFEAAVLLGQDVILAHSDTPAHEAPLPGAELFCYPNPFNATLQVRFMLRQEDQGRIVVYNLLGREVFASPRQPLGPGVHVFHWQGIDNRGRLVPSGAYIIRLETVRGTAMTRKVTLLK
- a CDS encoding tetratricopeptide repeat protein produces the protein MRFINIMLTLALALALGACGGKGPTKKERIDAFNETGWELFQKGDFTAALEEFSEALALDSTNVAANVGLGWCMLLLGDPNLSAIIAALEVGATSASWQHDAWCGLAVANLNQQLYAEADSVAGLVLAADSSYVFTYRPQIDWQDLLVIQAQARFFTTAYIQAWQAIQPLIVGPPYDAIDPADPTTWVIGTTSYSLFEEVLAVIISALAEQYRQM